CTGTCGCTCACCCCGGAGCAGAAGCACAGTGTCACCAGCGCGACCGAGATGGAGCGGCTCGCCGACGAGCTGCCGATCGAGCAGGTCGCGAAGCGGTGGATCGTGGCGTCGGACCCGGAGGAGGCCGTGAAGCAGTTCCGGCCATACCTCGACGCCGGCTTCAACCACTTCGTCGTCCACGGTCCTGGGAACGACCAGGAGCGGTTCCTCACCCAGTTCACCGAGGATGTCCTTCCGCTGCTGCGCAAACTGGGCTGACAATCAGCCCGTGGCCGAATACGAGATGGTTCAGGAAGGCGACCCGCGGTGCGCCGAGCTCGAAGCAGCCGGGTACCGCGTGGTCGCCGAGTCCTGGGCAGTCCGGCTGTTCGCCCCGGACCGTGAGCTGCTGGAGACCGCCGTACGCCGGGCTACCGCCGGCGGACTGACGCTCCGCGAACTCGGGTCCGAGTCTGCCGCGGATCTGCACGCGCTGGAGAAGACGAACGAGGCGGACTATCCCTACACGCCCGCGACCCACCGCGTCGTCGGAGAGCTCACCGACGTCGCGCGCCTGTGGCCGGAGTACCGGGTCTTCGGCGCCTTCGACGGCAACCGGCTGGTCGGCGCGACGGTGATGCGCGAGAAGGACGGCTTCGGCGATACCGCCTTCACCTCGGTCCTCGCCACCCACCGCCGCCGCGGCGTCGCCCAGGCCGTCAAGGCCGCCTCCATCCTCGCCTTCCTCGACATCGGCATCACCCGCTTCAGCACCGGCGGAGCCGCCGCCAACAAAGCCAGCCTGCAAGCCAACCAGTCCCTCGGCTATCAACTCACCGAACAATGGCGCACCTACGCCCCGTGACCCCGACGGCTGGGGTCTCGATCGCGCACTAGCATCGCGGCATGCCTTTGCTTGTGGATGCGGTTTTGGCTCAGGGTGTGCTGCGGGATGCGGCACAGCCGCGGCTGGCGACGTACGACGGGTTGGTGCTTCGGCCGTGGCAGGGCAGGGACGCCGGCTCGGTGCGGGCTGCGTTCGGCTGTCCTGACATTCAGCGCTGGCATGTCCGGCGGCTCGACAGTCTCGAGGAGGCAGGCGAGTGGGTCGGGCAGTGGGTCGACCGCTGGGACGCTGAGACTGCGGCGAGCTGGGCGGTCGTCGATGGAGATGACCGGCCGCTGGGTCAGGTCGGACTGCGCGATATCTCTTTGGACCAAGGATCAGCCGCGCTGTCGTACTGGGTGACCCCGGCGGCCCGAGGACAAGCGGTCGCCGCGAGGTCTGTTGAGGCCGTGTGCACCTGGGCTTTCGGATCGATCGGGTTCAACCGGCTGAACATCCACCACTCCACCACCAACACCGCGTCGTGCCGCGTCGCCGAGCGCACCGGATTTCTGCACGAGGGAACACTGCGACAGGCGATCATGCACGCCGACGGCTGGCACGACTGGCACATCCACGGCCGTCTGCGTTAGTGCAAGTCGTCCGAGAGCGACTTGGCGGCTTGGGTCAGGAGGGGGATGGCTTGTTCTACGAGGGTTTCGGTCATGCGGCCGGCGGGTCCGGAGATCGAGATGGCCAGCGGGGTGGGGGCGTCGGGGACGGCTACCGCGACGCAGCGGACGCCGACCTCCTGTTCGCCTTCGTCCATCGCGTAGCCGGCGTCGGAGGCCAGGTGGAGCTGGGTGGTGAAGGCGTCGGGGGTGACGATCGTGTTGTCGGTGTGCTTCGGCATACCGGTGCGATGCAGGAGGTCGCGGACCTCGGCGTCGGGGTACTGGGCGAGGATCGCCTTGCCGACCGCGGTGCAGTGCGGCAGGACGCGGCGGCCGACCTCGGTGAACATGCGCATCGAGTGCCGCGACGGGACCTGCGCGAGGTAGACGATCTGGTCGCCGTCGAGCATCGCCATGTTGGCGGACTCGCCGAGTTCGTCGACGAGCCGGGCCAGATGCGGCCGGGCGAACACACTCAGCATGTGCGACGAACTCTCCCCGAGCCGGATGAGCTTCGGTCCGAGCACGTACTGCCGCGACGGCTCTTGACGCAGGTAGCCGAGGTCGACCAAGGTGCGAACCAGCCGGTGGATCGTCGGCAGCGGCAGGCCGGAGGCCGCGGCCAGCTGGGACAGGCCCATCATCCCGCCCGCGTCGGCCATCGTCTCGAGCAGCCCGAAGGCCCGCTCGATGGACTGCACGCTGCCGGTGCGTCCCTTGCCGTTCGTCTCCGCCATGACAACCACCTTTCCGGATCACGGAAGTTTAGCGCCAGATCCCGGAAGCGCGAGTGCTTGTGTCTTCCGCAGAGTAGATATTAGTCTCCACAATACGGAAAAAGGAGGCGGCAGTGAGTCTGGATGATCTGGTGACCGAGCTCGACCGGCGGCTGGCGGCCGCGGATGCGGCGCTGACCGCGGACTATCGCGGCGATCGCGGGGTGCGGCAGCCGGTCCACACCGTGTACGTTCCGGCCGATCGGTACGACGTACGCACGGTGGAGGACTGGGGTGCGCAGGCGCGTGCGGCCCTCGACGAGTACAGCGGATCGGCGGCGGAGCTCGCGAAGGTGCTGGACCTGCCGGGCGAACTCGCGGACGACCTGTACGACCGCGTGCGGGCCAAGCTCGAGCGCGAGCCGATCGAGGACCTCCGCGTCGACTTCGAGGACGGCTACGGAAATCGGCCCGACGAGGAGGAGGATGCCGCGGCGATCGCTGCCGCTGAGGCCTTCGCGACCGGGAAGCAGGCGCTGCCGTACCAAGGCTTGCGGATCAAGTCGCTCGAAGCGCCGACGCGACGTCGCGCTGTGCGGACGCTCGACCTCTTCCTCAAGCATCTGGGCGCGATCGGCGACGGCTTCGTCATCACGCTCCCGAAGGTGACGTCGGTCGAGCAGGTCGAGGCGATGGTGCACGTGCTCGAGACGATCGAGCATCAACGCTCGTTGCCGCCGCTGAAGTTCGAGATCCAGGTCGAGACCCCGCAGGCGATCCTCGGCGCGGACGGCACCGCGCTGATCGCCCGGATGATCAAGGCGGGCGGCGAGCGCGTCACCGGTCTGCACTACGGCACCTACGACTACTCCGCGTCGCTCGGCGTCGCGGCGGCGTACCAGAGCATGGAGCATCCGGTCGCCGACCACGCCAAGGACGTCATGCAGCTGGCCGCGGCCGGCACCGGCGTGTTCGTATCCGATGGTTCGACCAACGTTCTCCCGGTCGGCGACGCGGTCCACGACGCCTGGCGCCTGCATTTCCGGCTGGTACGTCGCTCGCTCGCGCGCGGCATCTACCAAGGCTGGGACATGCACCCTGCCCAGCTCCCGACCCGCTTCGCGGCGACGTACCTGTTCTACCGGGAAGGCTTCGACCAGGCCGCCCGACGCCTCCGCGCGTACCTGGGTGACGGCGAGTCCGGCTACCTCGACGAGCCCGCAACGGCCGCCGCCCTCGCCGGATTCGTGCTGCGCGGCATCGAGTGCGGCGCGATCGAGACGTCGGAGTTCGACGACAACGACCTCGCCAGGCTGGCGCGCAGAGCAGCCCCCATGTCCTAGCCTCGCGGCATGCGACTGGTTGCGGAGTTCACCACGGAACCCTTCGATGTGGAGGGGGCACCGCCGGCGCACGCCACTGAGGCGTTGCGTGCGGCGGAGGCGGCCGGGCTCGACTGCGAGTTCGGCCCGCTCGGTACGCAGGTCAGCGGCGAGCAGCACCTCCTGCTGCCCGCCCTTCCGAAGGTGCTCGAGGCCGCGTTCGCCGGCGGCGCGAGCCAGGTGACGTTGCAGGTACGGCGCGATGCCTGAGCAGCACCCGCTGGTGCAGGCGATCGCGCCACTCGTCGAGCGGTTGAACGCGGAGCTCGTCGACCCATCCGACGCCCGCGCCGGCGACGTACCGCTGGAGTGGGACGGGCAGCCGGTGATCGCCGTACGCCTGCCTTCTCAAATCCCGGCCAAGGCGCCCGAGAAGGAGGGCGGCGTGCAGAGCCTGCTGGCCGGAGTCGCTGACGAGCTGGGTGGTTCGTTGCGCGATCTGTCGCGGCACGACAAGCAGCAGGCCGTGCTGCTGCTGGAGGCGCGCGGAGCCTTCGAGTACCGCAAGTCCGCCGAGATCGTCGCCGAGGCGCTCGGTGTCACCCGCTTCACCGTCTACAACTATCTGAACCGCGCCCGCTGATTTTCAACAAACTGTTGACGACAGGCTGGACGCCTGCCACTCTCGTCATACGGAAAGTCGATTTCGGGATTCGAGAAGGTGTGATCCGTGGACCTCGAGGAGTTCAACTCCGCTCCGACCGACCGGCTGCGGCCGGCACTGGCGGCCTGCTGTGACGTGCCCCGCTGGGTCGACGCGATCCTGGCCAAGCGGCCGTACGGCGATCTCACCGCGCTGACCGCGGTCGCCGACCAGTCGCTGCGGGAGCTCGACGACGACGAGGTCGATCGTGCTCTTCAGGCGCATCCGCGGATCGGTGACCGGCCGAAGGGCGCGGGTACCGAGGCCGCCTGGTCGCGGAACGAGCAGTCCGGCGTCGGCGAGGATGCCGGCGTACGGCAGGAGCTTGCCGGTGGCAACCGTCAGTACGAGGAGCGGTTCGGCCGGGTGTTCCTGATCTGCGCCACCGGGTTGTCGGCGGCGCAGATGCTGGACAGCCTGCGGACTCGCCTCACGCACGACGACGCGACCGAGGCAACCGTCGTACACGAGGAGCTGCGCAAGATCGCGCTGCTCCGGCTGAGCAAGGTGGTGGCGGCATGAGTTCCCTGTCCACGCACGTCCTCGACACCGCGCTGGGGCGACCGGCGCAGAACGTCCAGGTCCGGCTCTACCGGGGTGACGTCCTCGAAGCCACGGGTGCGACGGATGACGACGGGCGGATCGGGGAGCTGGCACCGGCGTTGGAGCACGGAACGTACCGGCTCTGGTTCGACGTCGCGGCGTACGCCGAATCCACCGGCCAGGACATCTTCTTTCCCGAGGTCTCCGTGACCTTCACGGTCGCCGACGAGCGGCACTACCACGTCCCGTTGCTGCTCAGCCCGTTCGCGTTTTCCACCTACCGAGGGAGCTGATCTCAGATGGCCATCCACCTGGGAGCCAACCAGTACGGCAAAGCCGAGAACCGCGTCGTCCGCATCTACCGTGACACGCCCCGCCACCAGATCCGCGACCTGAACGTGTCGACCGCGCTCCGCGGCAACTTCGAGGACGCGCACACGACCGGCGACCAGTCCGACGTACTGCCGACCGACACGCAGAAGAACACCGCGTTCGCCTTCGCCAAACAGAAGGGCATCGGCGCGATCGAGGACTACGCGCTGACGCTCGGCGCGCACTTCCTGGACGCGTCGCCGGCCGCGCAGGGCGCGCGGGTCGAGGTCGAGGAGTACGCCTGGGAGCGGATCCAGGTCGACGGCCAGGACCACGACCACTCGTTCGTTCGGACCGGTGGCGGTGTGCGCAACACGGTCGTCAACGTGGAGGGCCGCGGCGCGGAGCGGAAGTCTTACGTCGTGTCGGGGATCAGCGATCTCGTCGTACTGAAGTCGACCGGGTCGGAGTTCCACGGGTTCCTGAAGGACGAGTACACGACGCTGCCGGAGACGAACGACCGGATCCTGGCGACGTCCCTGGTCGCGCGCTGGCGTTACGACCACACAGAGGTCGACTGGGACAAGTCGTACGACGAGATCAAGGGACTGCTGCTCTCGCGCTTCGCCACGATCCACAGTCTTGCGTTGCAGCAGACGCTGTACGGGATGGGGTCGGCGGTGCTCGAGCAGCACCCGGAGGTTGCCGAGATCAAGTTCTCGGCTCCGAACAAGCACCACTTCCTGGTCGACCTGTCGCCGTTCGGCGTCGAGAACCCCGGCGAGGTGTTCATCGCCGCCGATCGCCCGTACGGCCTGATCGAGGCGACCGTGACGCGCGACGACGCCAGCGACGTCGGCAGCGCCTGGCACGCGACGCCCGGGTTCTGCTGACCATGTCGACGATCGTGATCGAGGGCGCCTACGTGGCGACCCTCGATCCGGCCCGGCGCGAGTTCGTCGGACACGTGGTTGTCGAGGGCAACCGTATCGTCACGGTCGGTCCGGGCACTGCTCCGGCGTACGACGATGCTCGCGTCGTGGACGGACGCGGCTGCTTGGTCACGCCGGGGTTCGTGAACACACACCAGCACCTGTACCAATGGGTCACGCGCGGTCTCGCCGCGGACGCGACCCTCTTCGAGTGGCTGACGACGCTGTACCCGGTGTGGGCGCGGATCTCCGAGGAGACCGTGTACGTCGCGGCGCGGGCGGCGCTCGCCCAACTCGCGCGCACCGGATGCACGACCGTTGCCGATCACCACTACGTCTTCCCACGCGACGGTGGCGATCTGCTCGCGGCGGAGATCGCCGCGGCGAGTGAGATCGGGCTGCGGTTCCATCCGGCCCGCGGGTCGA
This Kribbella sp. NBC_00482 DNA region includes the following protein-coding sequences:
- a CDS encoding GNAT family N-acetyltransferase; its protein translation is MAEYEMVQEGDPRCAELEAAGYRVVAESWAVRLFAPDRELLETAVRRATAGGLTLRELGSESAADLHALEKTNEADYPYTPATHRVVGELTDVARLWPEYRVFGAFDGNRLVGATVMREKDGFGDTAFTSVLATHRRRGVAQAVKAASILAFLDIGITRFSTGGAAANKASLQANQSLGYQLTEQWRTYAP
- the pucL gene encoding factor-independent urate hydroxylase, whose amino-acid sequence is MAIHLGANQYGKAENRVVRIYRDTPRHQIRDLNVSTALRGNFEDAHTTGDQSDVLPTDTQKNTAFAFAKQKGIGAIEDYALTLGAHFLDASPAAQGARVEVEEYAWERIQVDGQDHDHSFVRTGGGVRNTVVNVEGRGAERKSYVVSGISDLVVLKSTGSEFHGFLKDEYTTLPETNDRILATSLVARWRYDHTEVDWDKSYDEIKGLLLSRFATIHSLALQQTLYGMGSAVLEQHPEVAEIKFSAPNKHHFLVDLSPFGVENPGEVFIAADRPYGLIEATVTRDDASDVGSAWHATPGFC
- a CDS encoding GNAT family N-acetyltransferase, which codes for MPLLVDAVLAQGVLRDAAQPRLATYDGLVLRPWQGRDAGSVRAAFGCPDIQRWHVRRLDSLEEAGEWVGQWVDRWDAETAASWAVVDGDDRPLGQVGLRDISLDQGSAALSYWVTPAARGQAVAARSVEAVCTWAFGSIGFNRLNIHHSTTNTASCRVAERTGFLHEGTLRQAIMHADGWHDWHIHGRLR
- a CDS encoding helix-turn-helix domain-containing protein, giving the protein MPEQHPLVQAIAPLVERLNAELVDPSDARAGDVPLEWDGQPVIAVRLPSQIPAKAPEKEGGVQSLLAGVADELGGSLRDLSRHDKQQAVLLLEARGAFEYRKSAEIVAEALGVTRFTVYNYLNRAR
- the uraD gene encoding 2-oxo-4-hydroxy-4-carboxy-5-ureidoimidazoline decarboxylase, producing MDLEEFNSAPTDRLRPALAACCDVPRWVDAILAKRPYGDLTALTAVADQSLRELDDDEVDRALQAHPRIGDRPKGAGTEAAWSRNEQSGVGEDAGVRQELAGGNRQYEERFGRVFLICATGLSAAQMLDSLRTRLTHDDATEATVVHEELRKIALLRLSKVVAA
- the uraH gene encoding hydroxyisourate hydrolase → MSSLSTHVLDTALGRPAQNVQVRLYRGDVLEATGATDDDGRIGELAPALEHGTYRLWFDVAAYAESTGQDIFFPEVSVTFTVADERHYHVPLLLSPFAFSTYRGS
- a CDS encoding thiamine-binding protein — translated: MRLVAEFTTEPFDVEGAPPAHATEALRAAEAAGLDCEFGPLGTQVSGEQHLLLPALPKVLEAAFAGGASQVTLQVRRDA
- a CDS encoding DUF6986 family protein, with the translated sequence MSLDDLVTELDRRLAAADAALTADYRGDRGVRQPVHTVYVPADRYDVRTVEDWGAQARAALDEYSGSAAELAKVLDLPGELADDLYDRVRAKLEREPIEDLRVDFEDGYGNRPDEEEDAAAIAAAEAFATGKQALPYQGLRIKSLEAPTRRRAVRTLDLFLKHLGAIGDGFVITLPKVTSVEQVEAMVHVLETIEHQRSLPPLKFEIQVETPQAILGADGTALIARMIKAGGERVTGLHYGTYDYSASLGVAAAYQSMEHPVADHAKDVMQLAAAGTGVFVSDGSTNVLPVGDAVHDAWRLHFRLVRRSLARGIYQGWDMHPAQLPTRFAATYLFYREGFDQAARRLRAYLGDGESGYLDEPATAAALAGFVLRGIECGAIETSEFDDNDLARLARRAAPMS
- a CDS encoding IclR family transcriptional regulator, with the translated sequence MAETNGKGRTGSVQSIERAFGLLETMADAGGMMGLSQLAAASGLPLPTIHRLVRTLVDLGYLRQEPSRQYVLGPKLIRLGESSSHMLSVFARPHLARLVDELGESANMAMLDGDQIVYLAQVPSRHSMRMFTEVGRRVLPHCTAVGKAILAQYPDAEVRDLLHRTGMPKHTDNTIVTPDAFTTQLHLASDAGYAMDEGEQEVGVRCVAVAVPDAPTPLAISISGPAGRMTETLVEQAIPLLTQAAKSLSDDLH